In Haliotis asinina isolate JCU_RB_2024 chromosome 11, JCU_Hal_asi_v2, whole genome shotgun sequence, the genomic stretch ATCAGACAGTCGAGAACGTTATGGCAGATAAGGAATACAACCGCCCAAGGGCCTGGGGTACTGGTTTTTTGGAATACATCTTATGAATCAAATCAACTTCTTTCAGCGGAAGACTGCCGATAATCTTCATCATTGCTTTGTTTTCAGATATGATAAAGAGATGCACGGTGTCCTTCGGATCCAGGTGTTGCAAAAGTTCTTTCAACAGTGCCCATGCTATGGTGTCGCTATCAGCATACAATGGTGCAATCTCATTGCAGTATTCTGTCACCCCCAAACACCCATATCCTACAACACGTCCGGTTTGTGAGCAAGCAATGAGGATATTCTTTGCATGACTCATAATCCAGTTTTTCAAGAAATAGTCCCTCTCACTTTCACATATTTTGTCGTCGTATGCCTTCAGCTGCGTAAACATGGCATCTTCATAAGAGACAAGACTAATACCCGAACTCAGATCTGCATCAGGAATCGCCTTCAGGATGACTTCCACTGGTCCACGTTTCTGGTGTACGTCATAGTAGAACGTGAAGCCATGGCTGTCGTAAAGGCTGACCACGCCTGCCGAGAGAGTGATGTTTGCGTCACCAAGTGCTGTTAGACCATGACGATTCACATCTCGTCCAATACCATTGCCTCTGAGGTCTTTTTTGACGACATAGAGGCCACCTTCCGCTGTCTCTTCATTGAAATAGACAAAGGCCCGAAACGCTGAGGGAAAAAAGGATGGACATTATTAAGAACACAGTGGGCAAGAGGAACCTGAAAACACATAAATTTCATTCATAACGTCTATACCatttttgtgaaaacaaacagctGACGATCTATGGTGTATAGGAGCTAAAGGTGTTAGAGTCTTGTCACTAGCCTAGAGTATAGTTGTAGCATATGTTGAGCTCTGGTTCTCAACATCTCGTTCATATTCTGTTGCTCCTATTAAACCAGATAGGCAATATAACTTGAGTGAGCAAGAGTGAAGTGTCCTTGCGTGCAAGGCAAGACATTTGATTTATTCAACAACAATTAGCATGCAAGGgagatatttcagtttaattctACATGGAAGTATACTcctaacaaaaataaaaacgaacaaaaataaaaaaaaaaagaaaaaaaagaacgaTCTCGACAGCGATTTTTGACGGCATGTTACTGTTTGGGTAAATATTTAAGCATGCATAACCCCTAGTAACCACCAAGCTgatttatctgttaacatcGATATCATCCCCGAAAATAGGCACCCTAAGAAACAGCATACAAAATGTATGGAATGAATGTGCTCCACTTCACACATACAGTCTGATCGGTTAACACCTACCAATAGGCCACTTGCAATCACACCTCTGCTACAAATTTCATTTTTACGGATGACAATGCCCGTAAAAGGAGTTGCTAATGATGTTCATTAGCTCAACAACATCCCATATATGGCCTGGCCGGCAACGTCAACTGAACATAATCCCATTGAACATGCTTGGGGCATTATTCGAAGTCGTGTTTACGGTCACCAAGTTAACCCTATGACTCTAGATTAACTTTACCTAGCGTTATAGATTGAATGGCAGAACGTTTCATTTTAACAGCAACTTAAAAGATTCATTTGGTCAATGCAAATACGTGTAGAAGCTTGGGCTCATGGTGGTTATACGCATTACCGGAAACGGCATCGAAGTCCAAAACTGACCTAAACTTTAATTTTAGCATTTCGATCCATCAGTGAAGCATATTTGCACGACTGTTTAACGGGTACATGCTTCtgatgatcaactgcattttgcTAATCGTGTGCACATATGTTGAACCTTTCTATTGCACAAttccatgattttcaaaaaatgaaaatgtaaagaCTAAAAATTGTCTTGCTTAATTTATTCGTTAGCTATATAGGAGAATATGTCTTcttatagtgagaagcacagcATCCCAGGGTTGCTAGGAGGGGCTCTCTGACCAGTAGATGAAATGTAATGACTttaatgatggtggtggttccgGGCAGGTGGATCAGCCTCCCGCAAGCAAGGAGAGTGCTCATAGAATACCGATATGGTCTAACTTCACTTTTTTATAGTGTATCGTCCTCTGTAGTTAAACTGTTTAGATATATTCACTAGCTTTATATATCTATCTGCCATAATGTAGtagtttactgtcctttgttgacagatttttcccCATTTACCATTCACTGTTATGTACAATAGTGCCGGTTCTCTTCACGacctggctgaaatattgccgatgtgacgttacagaGATCTATAGATTCAGTTCAACAATTTCGTTCTGTCACTCACCGATTATTTCACCCGTGCCCGTTTCAGCTACGAACCAAGCCTTT encodes the following:
- the LOC137255272 gene encoding uncharacterized protein; this translates as MSAVVPRYVVRKATRDDIGPIKTLTDAEDWEIPLDLLYCVFDMDSKAWFVAETGTGEIIAFRAFVYFNEETAEGGLYVVKKDLRGNGIGRDVNRHGLTALGDANITLSAGVVSLYDSHGFTFYYDVHQKRGPVEVILKAIPDADLSSGISLVSYEDAMFTQLKAYDDKICESERDYFLKNWIMSHAKNILIACSQTGRVVGYGCLGVTEYCNEIAPLYADSDTIAWALLKELLQHLDPKDTVHLFIISENKAMMKIIGSLPLKEVDLIHKMYSKKPVPQALGRLYSLSAITFSTV